The uncultured Trichococcus sp. DNA window TGCTCCATTGTAGTCGCTATTCTCTTCAGGCTAGCAGGAACGGCATCGAACTCAGCCTTCATTGTCCGGGCCATTTCGCGCGCTTTGTTTCGGTAACTCGTCATTTTTTGTTCAGCGCTAGCAATTTGCTCGTCGTACTTCACCACAGCACCTGTGTCGTTGTCTTTTACAGCTGATGTACGCTTAGCCGCCAGATGGGCAATCTTGTTCTGAGCCGCTCTAGCTTGACCCATTTTCGAGTTGATATCCTTGACCATCAAATCGATCTCTTTGCCAGCCCTAGCGCGCGTCTGTTTAAACCCTTGCTCCAGATTGCGGGATGTTGCATCAGTCTTGCTTTTGGATAACTCTTCCATCCGGTCCATTTGTTGGCTGAACTTCTTGATGAAATCGCCGAGTGTGTTTTCTACTTTTTTCGTAGCATCGCTCATATCCAGATTCTGCTCGATTTTTTCACCACTCTGACCAGTGGCGCTTTCGATTTTTTTCAAAAGACCGTTAATTTGCGGTAAAACACGGTTGATAGACTCTTGGACGTTCTTCGTGTTTACCTCGAGCAGAACCTCCAGTTTTTCTAACTCCATTTATTTCACCTCCTGTTTTTTCGCCTTCCTAGCCCTTGTAGCTTTTATGGCTTGCGCCATTATCATCATGCGTTGTTGATCTTCTTCCATTTCCTTCACAAGTCGTTCCTCTTCTGTGATTTCCTCCACTTTCCCAGCGAATGGATAGGCTGATTCGAAGCTTGGCATCTTAGATGGCTCATTCATCGCGTAAGCCATTAGTTGAGCTAGGCGATAGTTTAGGTTAGCTTCTTGCTTGATATCTTCTTCTTTGATGCGTTGGTTCGCATCCACTTGCACGATAATTTCTTCAAATGTTTTTGACCAATACTCATCCGAAGGGATTCCATTTTGAACTGCCGGAAGATACATATCGTTCAAGAGTTCGGTAAGAGTTGTGTATTCTTTCCGATTTACAAGATTGATTCCTCTTCCGTCGCGTTGTCCAGGGTCAGGTCTTCGCTTTCTGCCTTGTCTTTCGATTTCCCGAAAAAACCTGCCTCGCCCAGAAGATCTTGAACGATTCCGAACAATTCCATAGAATTGCCGCCATCATCGATAAAGTTCTCAAAAGCTTTAACGACATCTGCTTCTTTCACGCCATGAACGGTATTTGACAGATGCAGAACGATCAGAACTTTGTTGGCAGGTGGAAGTTTCATCTCGCCTTCATTTTTAATGAAAAGACCCATCAAGGACTCGTCCAAACGTTTCTCGATATTCAAGATAGCCCTTCCGGTAAGGCGGCATTCAAGCGTAAGCCCTCCGAAGTTGACCGTTTTTGTAGTAGGCATTTTTGTAATTTGTCCCATGTATATAAACCTCCGATTTTTTTATGAAAAGAAAAAAGGGCAATCGCTTGGACTGCCCTTCATTTTAGTTACACTACCGGCGCGAAGTCCGGACCGTCAGAAACTACGATAACCAATGTGAATTCAAGTGCTCCGTTGATTTCAGCGGCGCTGAACTTGAATTTTGGCACACCTTTGAAAGTGACTGCCATACCATCCGGATAAACCACTTTGAATTCCGTTTCCACTCCGGTTTCGACCAATGTGTGCACATCTGTGAAGTTTGCGGTTTGGTATACAATCGCGAATTCTAAGTTATCAGTATCTTCGATACCAGCGATATATTTTCTTTTTGCATCGGCTAGCGTAGTGACATCTACACGTTCCGGATCTCCACCTAATTGAGGGATCCCTTTGACACCGGCTAATTCTACGAATTCGGCTAATTTTTTGTACGAAAGAACTGTACCTTTTGTTAACAACCCCACGATTTCACCGGCGAATTGTTGTAATTCCAATTTCTCCATATTCCTTTTCCTCCTATAAAAAAACTATTTTTGTTTTGTTGTCCACGATTGCCCTGCACTCAAGCACGATGCGCTTTAACCCGGCCACGTTGGCATCCTTATCGGATACCTTGAACCCAAGTTTTCTCATGCCGTCAGCAATATTTGCAGCAAGATCAGAAACGCTCTTTATTCCGTAAACTTCGATAACGACTGTCCATTTTGTTTGCAGCTCATTTCTGTACGCGTCGATTGCATGCCCTTCTGCGGCGGTACGATATATCGCACAAGGAAAAGTAGCCATTTCTTGCGGATAATCGGTGCTGAAGTCTTCAAGGCCATCAACCGAACTTAAGAGATATGCAATTTCTTGTTTCATATTGAACCTCATTGACCCAACCCCTTCCGCAAATTCTTCTGAACGTGCTCTTTGTATACTTCTTCAGCTTTATCGATACCTTCTTTGAATGCCGGATACATGAACGGTCTAGCAGGTTGTCCGCTCGTACGATAGAACTCCTTGCCTTGAATCGTTATTTTCCGCATGCCGTATATCGCCGTAAGATCGATATCGACAGCATCGACAGGGAAAAACCAAGCCTCTTTCGTGTAAACTGGGTTAACGCCTTCAGGCAGATCCTTCGGAGAAGCTTCACCGACCGGACCAGTACCAAATTCGCGAAACACCGAAACGGGATCGTCATTCCACACGCGACCCACTATTTTTCCTTCGCTGTCCTTCACGACTTCGTTCTTATTGCTGCCAGCCAAACCGCCACGATTGTAGTAAATGCTTGAATTCAGCTTACTTTCTACTCTTCCTTGAATATCTTCGACTATCTCGAATGTCGCATCGAAAACCGCATCTTCAAGGGTCGTTGGCAGTTTTTTTAATTTTGCGTTAAGCCTATCCAATCCAGTTATCGTTACCTTCATATCAAGTCTCCTTAATCAACTTTTCAAGTTTTACATTGAGGTGGTCTGAGAAGGGTTCGATTGACAAAATTTCATAATCAGGATCCGCCCCAGGATCTACGTAGAGGCAAATGCCATCCTTTTCGTTTTTGCCAGGAATAAGGCTTTCGCCTTGATACTTGCAAGTCTTGATATAGGGCAAACGTCCACCGTATATCTGAGCATTAACCACACCGCCTGCAGATTGCACATTCATGCGTAACAGTTCGGCGTCCCTGCTGTAAGAGATGGTTTTATCCCCCTCTTCGTCGCGTGTGACAATTCGCTTCTTCAGGTAAACTGTCTTTAGATCCCTTTCGCGTAACCTCATCTGACACGCCCCATTCCCGCCACGCGGTATTTGTTTAGCTGAGAGCGTATCTTTCTCGGGATCCCATCTTCAAACGTCTGAGATACGCCGCCTTCTGATCTGGATAACTCACCTTCAGAACCTTGCTGGTTGTACCTTATTTTGGCCAGGTCGCGGATGCATGTTGTCATACCGAAGTGAATATCATCCCGGTTGCAATAGCCCAGGGCCTCCATTACGGCATCATCATAGATGTCCTCTAAAAGCTTCTGTTCAGCAGCATCCATGCTCGACTTGCCAAGAAATCGGACGAACTTTTCAATCTCTATTGTGCGATCATACGATTGCAACACAATCACCAACCCCTCAATCTGCGCTGTCCGATGCCTTTAACGCGTCGCTTTTATTTGCGCTTGCTTTGCGAGTGACTTTCTCTTTCGGAAGCTCTGAGCCTATGTGAACTTCTGACACTATACCTAGTTCCAAAAGTCTTTCTAGTTTTTCTTTATCGCCATTGATAACGGTACCTTTTTTTACAATTTCTTTGGATTCCGCGTCAACGTAGTCTCTTTTTGTTAAATAAGCCATGATTTAACCTCCTCGGCGCCTATTCGCCATCTTCTCCGTCTTTTTTCGAATCATCTTCCAAGATCTCGAATAACTTTTCATCATAAGCTTCTTTTTTGATGGTTAGTGTTTCATTTTCAACATAACGCTTGCCGCTATATCGCACAGGCATTTCCTTGACTCTTACTTTCATTTCTACACCTCCAAAAATAATAGGCGCCGACAATAGTCAGCGCCCGGCAAATTAAGCGATTGGTTGCGCTTGGAAAACTTCGTCTGCGGCAGCGAAGGAAGGTAGCGCCGTAGCGACTGCTTTTTCCCATGTTCCGACAGGGTCAAGGTTTTCCTCGTAAACCATCGCCAACACGTTACCGACCATGGAGATGTCCACAGCGGCGCGGCGTACTAAACGTTCTTCCGGAGTTGGCCCGAATACTGTTTCACCCAGAATCTCATCATCAAACATGACGAATTTGTTTTCAGGGAAATAACGCTTCGTTGTGTAGGTACCGTTCTTTTGTTGCTCTTTGTACTTATCGTCGTACGTTCGGATGATCGGCAAGCCATTAGACTGCATGAAGGCATCCAATTCGTTACGAGTCAGAACCTTGCCGGTGTCGCTACCGAAAACAGAAGCCTTCACTTGCGGATGGCGCAACAATGCATTGAGAATCTTTTTAGATGTCAGAGCGCGTGTCGGCGTAATGCTCATCGCTTCGATCCAGCGGTCGATATCCCCTAATGGATCTGATGTCGGATCTGTCCATAGGTCCGTTCCACTTAGCGCTTCTTTGTGGTCGGCTGGAACTTGGTAGTCCACTGTGGCGTTAAGTCCGTTCTCGTTGATGGTAACTTGGCCATTAGCAAGAACATCCATACGCATCTTCTCAACACGGGCCATTACACCTCTGACCAGAACTTCGATATCGTTGTAGACTTGCTCCGTCAAATACGTTTGCTCTTCAGGAGTTCTAGGGTTTTCCAAAGCCATGATATCTTTTTCTTTCAACTGCATCTTACGCTTGATAAATGCCAATTCAAGCGTCGCTTTTGCAGCTTGACGAGATCCAATTTCAGATTCAGTGTCAAATGCGTGGATGCTTGCGATGACAGGGATGCCGCCACCACCGGTAATTTGCTCTAATTCCAGGGATGTCGTTTTGCGAGATGGGAACAATTCATCGCCCAATAATGTTGGAAGATTCCGGTTTCTTAAGTAGTTAAGCACTTCTTTATGGCTGAATAAGTCAAGGATCGATGTGCCTGCGAACATTTGTAATTTCATTTCATTTTTTAACATATGTCTATTCCTCCTGTTGTGTTATTAACGGTATTTGATGCCGGTCATTGCCGTCTTAGCGGCTGCAATCGGTTGTGCAGGCAAACGCTCAGCGATGATATAGCCTTCTACGATCACGGAGGCTGGTTGTGGTCCATGTGTTACATCGACACCATTCAGCAAGATTCCCTTGGCTGTTGCATCATTCGCCGGCCAAATAGCACCTGCAGGCACTACCTTGATGCCATTAGTGGTTACCGTTTGCGCGTGAGTAGAGGCGACTTGTTCCGTGAACGCTTGGAATTTAGCACTTGCCAGAAAATTGATTTCTTCATATTTTTGCTTTTCAAAATACATGTTTATTCCTCCTATTTACCCCAAAGAGATTTTTTGTTTTCGCTTCGTTGGTTCATTTCTTTTGCGAATTGCTCGCTTTTTGTTGTAGGTTTTGCGGTCGTTCCGCCGGCAGGGATGTCAATAGATGCGGCTAAACGCTTGTCCACCTCTGCTTGCACAGCTTCGGAAAACGCTTCTGATACTACATCGATGTGCGCTTTAACTGTGTTTTCATCGGAATAATTGAGGATGTCAGCCAGTTTAGTGGGAAGACCCTTCTCCGAAAGAATGTCACTCGCAGTGAATTTCAATTCGCGTTGGTTTAGGCGCCTCTCTTTTTCGTCGAGTTCTGCCAAACGTTGCCTTTCAGCTTCGGCTGCCTTTTCCTCTGCAGACATTTGTCCAAGTTTCTCAGCTTGTGTCTTAGCGGTTTCGATTTGCTCTTTCGTTTGTGTTTCCCAATCCTTCTTAGCGTTTGCCAAAGCAGTATTTACAGCTTTTCCGATCAAGCTATCTAATTCTGATTGCGATTGCGGACCTGTAAATTCCGGAGGGTTGCCACCTTCTCCGCCCTCTCCTCCATCGCCTTCAGCGAACATCTGTAAATTGAGCGCTTTTTTAGCCTGAAGCAGATAATCGTATTTAGCGTTTTCCGATAAATTCATTTTCATTTCTCCTTTGCCCAATCAAGTCCCGCCTACTCGAACTGAAATCACGCAAAATAAGCCATCCAAGTAAGTGCCTAAGCCCAAACGAGTACAACTCCATGTGTCGCTATCCAGTTGTTTCAAAAAGCCAAGAGAGTGCGTTTAATTGCCGATTTCGGAGGCACCGCGATAAGTTTAGTGTCGTTCGAGGACAGTGGTTGACAATTTAATTAATTGTTTAGATGATTTCCCAATCATTTGATAGCATGTCAGATTGAGAGGCCAACCATCCGATTTGGATATGGTTGCTTGTGGTCTTTATAGCGAGGACATCTACAATGGTAGGCTCCCCTTCATACTCGCCGTAACCGTATTGGAGACCTCTTTGAAGTTGTTCGCCGGTAATTAAATACACGAACTGCCCTTTGCCGTTCCAACCTTTGCGCGCTACTTTTTTACCTTCTTTTAATGCCTCGATAGCTTGCCCGAAATTCATTATGCAGCTCCCTCCTGAATAAAAAAGAAATCATTATCCTTTAAAACCTGATAAAGCACTTTACCTACTCTGTCGGCCATTTCTTCTTCGTGTTCGTTGTATCCTGCCTCTATCAATATAGCGTGTGTCATTTCGTGAATAAGCGTTTGGTTGGTGAGTTGTGGATTCAGGTTGTCATCTATGCGTATTTTGGTTTCTTTATACGCGATATGCCCCCAATTCCCTTCCTTCCCTTGCAAATCTTTTGTGACTTCGACGCCATAAACAAGGCCACCTATTTTTATTGTTCTCGGAAACATCCCGAACCCCCTCTACTTCCGTATTGCTTTGGCATATAAATCCTTCAGCTTTTCATAAACGCTCGGATCGGCATACTTTACGTTTTGGAAATCATCCACTGTCTTATACGTGAATTCATCACCCAGTGCGGCTTTATAGCGATTAAATTGCTTGATATCCGCAGTCAGGTTCTTCACCTTCTTGCGGAAAGCTTCAATTTCCTCTTTTCCGTGCCGCTTTGTTAGCATTTCTTCCCATTCTTTGTAATTCGTTCGCTGATCAATCTCAAAAGTCTTCTTGGCCAGAGGATCGTTAGCGGTTCGTTTGCCGTCAAGAGTGCGCTCCCCGAAGTAAGCAGCAGGTATTGTCCTGCACCACGGATGGAACGGAGGATAATTCCCGTCCTTGCCATTGCACACAGCCTTTTCGACATCGTAAATCTTCCCGTCGATGGAGCGGCATATGGCGGATGTCCGAAAGTCCAATACGGCAATAAGGATGTACTTATCAACCCCATGCGCCTTCCAGGATCTCAACTTTGCTTGTCCGGCCATGTAGTTTGCTTCCGTGCGAACTAGCCGCCTAGCCACGTACATGGATGTATCGAATTCGTTGGCCAGAATCTTTGCCATCTCGCTCTCTGACATTCCCGTTAAGTTTTTTACGGTGAAAAGTTCTTCTAAACGCTTGGCCAATAAGTCTGTATCGCCCCAAATACGCTTGGAGTAGTTCGACCCTTTCCATTCGCTTTCAAGAATGTTCTTCACGTACGTGGTTGACATCTCTTTGAATTCAGGCACCTCGGGATCGGGCTGTAATACGACTTTTTTAACCACTTTTTCCGTTTGAATATCCCTGATCTGTAATACTT harbors:
- a CDS encoding DUF6096 family protein, encoding MGQITKMPTTKTVNFGGLTLECRLTGRAILNIEKRLDESLMGLFIKNEGEMKLPPANKVLIVLHLSNTVHGVKEADVVKAFENFIDDGGNSMELFGIVQDLLGEAGFFGKSKDKAESEDLTLDNATEEESIL
- a CDS encoding conjugal transfer protein; the protein is MKVRVKEMPVRYSGKRYVENETLTIKKEAYDEKLFEILEDDSKKDGEDGE
- a CDS encoding DUF2829 domain-containing protein, producing the protein MNFGQAIEALKEGKKVARKGWNGKGQFVYLITGEQLQRGLQYGYGEYEGEPTIVDVLAIKTTSNHIQIGWLASQSDMLSNDWEII
- a CDS encoding phage head-tail connector protein, with translation MIVLQSYDRTIEIEKFVRFLGKSSMDAAEQKLLEDIYDDAVMEALGYCNRDDIHFGMTTCIRDLAKIRYNQQGSEGELSRSEGGVSQTFEDGIPRKIRSQLNKYRVAGMGRVR
- a CDS encoding minor capsid protein, whose protein sequence is MAAESYFLKRNIENEEAMHRNLDAKEAVMLESYIQAQDYLNKQVKKIYDRYLNKSGLDEAEVRKILNTSASLTDLAELQRLSKSLTDKEIQSDVKAYLNGLAAKHRISLLETLKAKAYLVAKQIANVQLDTQTDFYIDTIREAYEEAATEAIVGQTEQKITIKEGQYPKFVATKSQEVLQIRDIQTEKVVKKVVLQPDPEVPEFKEMSTTYVKNILESEWKGSNYSKRIWGDTDLLAKRLEELFTVKNLTGMSESEMAKILANEFDTSMYVARRLVRTEANYMAGQAKLRSWKAHGVDKYILIAVLDFRTSAICRSIDGKIYDVEKAVCNGKDGNYPPFHPWCRTIPAAYFGERTLDGKRTANDPLAKKTFEIDQRTNYKEWEEMLTKRHGKEEIEAFRKKVKNLTADIKQFNRYKAALGDEFTYKTVDDFQNVKYADPSVYEKLKDLYAKAIRK
- a CDS encoding phage tail tube protein, whose protein sequence is MEKLELQQFAGEIVGLLTKGTVLSYKKLAEFVELAGVKGIPQLGGDPERVDVTTLADAKRKYIAGIEDTDNLEFAIVYQTANFTDVHTLVETGVETEFKVVYPDGMAVTFKGVPKFKFSAAEINGALEFTLVIVVSDGPDFAPVV
- a CDS encoding DUF4355 domain-containing protein — encoded protein: MNLSENAKYDYLLQAKKALNLQMFAEGDGGEGGEGGNPPEFTGPQSQSELDSLIGKAVNTALANAKKDWETQTKEQIETAKTQAEKLGQMSAEEKAAEAERQRLAELDEKERRLNQRELKFTASDILSEKGLPTKLADILNYSDENTVKAHIDVVSEAFSEAVQAEVDKRLAASIDIPAGGTTAKPTTKSEQFAKEMNQRSENKKSLWGK
- a CDS encoding major capsid protein, whose product is MLKNEMKLQMFAGTSILDLFSHKEVLNYLRNRNLPTLLGDELFPSRKTTSLELEQITGGGGIPVIASIHAFDTESEIGSRQAAKATLELAFIKRKMQLKEKDIMALENPRTPEEQTYLTEQVYNDIEVLVRGVMARVEKMRMDVLANGQVTINENGLNATVDYQVPADHKEALSGTDLWTDPTSDPLGDIDRWIEAMSITPTRALTSKKILNALLRHPQVKASVFGSDTGKVLTRNELDAFMQSNGLPIIRTYDDKYKEQQKNGTYTTKRYFPENKFVMFDDEILGETVFGPTPEERLVRRAAVDISMVGNVLAMVYEENLDPVGTWEKAVATALPSFAAADEVFQAQPIA